One segment of Radiobacillus kanasensis DNA contains the following:
- a CDS encoding DUF2642 domain-containing protein — MVLNTRQKSLLELLNQMTQNLSNNNGQGVDLPDLDIDVDFDLSIGDEEGNGNGGTPPTSPTVPTTLREVLLELVNEQVEVTTPFGTVAGTLLAVRSDYVVIIDSTGDQVLVRIEKIEFVSEL; from the coding sequence TTGGTACTAAATACTAGACAAAAGTCTCTATTGGAGTTGCTTAACCAAATGACACAAAACCTATCAAATAACAATGGTCAAGGCGTAGACTTACCAGACCTAGATATCGATGTTGATTTCGACTTAAGCATTGGGGATGAAGAAGGAAATGGAAATGGAGGAACTCCTCCGACATCACCGACAGTCCCTACGACGCTTAGAGAAGTACTATTGGAATTAGTGAATGAACAAGTCGAAGTGACAACTCCTTTTGGTACAGTAGCTGGAACATTGTTGGCTGTACGAAGTGATTATGTCGTAATTATTGATAGTACGGGAGATCAAGTTCTAGTCCGTATTGAAAAAATTGAATTTGTAAGTGAATTATAA
- a CDS encoding Gfo/Idh/MocA family protein, with amino-acid sequence MKVGVIGTGNMGENHVRTYLSMQEHCQLIGVFDNDPEKGRQISDKYQVKQFQSLPNLLQAVDAVSIAVPTEFHYDIGLLCMDHKVHILMEKPITDTVPQAKELTLKAEEAGIKLQVGHIELFNPLINMIRKELEHEKIIGMDFHRMSPYHEKIKNVDVVKDLMIHDLYILQEILQDDELLDFYTMGKIIENTPKHASVITRSAEGVIGKLTASFKSKRKVRTIQILTENAFIEADILKNEINVTRDTITQTIQITSDEQPLEIQLTDFLNCIKSDLTPSVSGKAGIAALKTTNEISRAIMEDQI; translated from the coding sequence ATGAAAGTTGGTGTAATTGGAACAGGAAATATGGGGGAAAACCATGTCAGAACGTATTTATCGATGCAGGAGCATTGCCAATTAATTGGTGTTTTCGATAACGATCCAGAAAAAGGCCGTCAAATTTCAGATAAATATCAGGTAAAACAGTTTCAATCATTACCAAATCTCCTTCAAGCAGTTGATGCCGTTAGTATAGCTGTACCAACAGAATTCCACTATGATATAGGGTTACTTTGCATGGATCATAAAGTGCATATATTGATGGAAAAACCTATTACAGACACTGTCCCACAGGCAAAAGAATTAACCCTCAAAGCCGAAGAAGCTGGAATCAAGCTTCAAGTTGGACACATCGAACTCTTCAATCCACTAATAAATATGATTAGAAAAGAACTAGAACATGAAAAAATTATAGGAATGGATTTTCATAGAATGAGTCCTTATCATGAAAAAATTAAAAATGTGGATGTGGTGAAAGATTTAATGATTCATGACCTCTACATTTTGCAGGAAATCCTCCAAGATGATGAACTATTAGACTTTTATACAATGGGAAAAATCATAGAGAACACCCCAAAACATGCGAGTGTCATTACGAGGTCGGCTGAAGGAGTAATTGGGAAACTAACAGCAAGCTTTAAATCTAAGAGAAAAGTAAGAACCATTCAAATTCTTACAGAGAATGCTTTTATAGAAGCTGATATCTTAAAAAATGAGATAAATGTAACACGAGATACCATCACTCAAACCATACAGATAACCAGCGATGAACAACCATTAGAAATACAGTTAACCGACTTCTTGAATTGTATAAAATCAGATTTAACCCCTTCTGTATCAGGTAAAGCAGGAATAGCCGCATTAAAGACTACAAATGAAATTAGTCGAGCCATTATGGAAGATCAGATCTAA
- a CDS encoding glycosyltransferase translates to MAYVLLRNTRKVERRENAINILFIAEDTSGFINKNFYYLEQELAKVVNVQVWRKSGHISFILKQLETEPDFILLMNDMDKDWTPRIKGLAHINIPTGLFINDIHRFTKLRKAYIEKNNISYLFPIIRDVFLETYPEYEKKMEWFPHFVQLDLYKDYGLEKDINLLIMGAVNEYYPLRQKIIKAYEGDSDFVYHSHPGYRNFNKEEEDEKMIGEKYAKEINRSKIMFTCPSVLHYPVQKYFEALACKTLLLAPTFKELEDLGFIPDYHFVAINEDNFQKKADYYLKDEKERQKITEQGYAFIREKHSIEHRTLQLVQTLKRLLKGRS, encoded by the coding sequence TTGGCTTACGTCCTATTACGAAACACTAGAAAAGTAGAAAGGAGGGAAAACGCTATCAATATCTTGTTCATAGCAGAAGACACGTCTGGCTTTATAAATAAGAACTTTTACTATTTAGAACAGGAACTTGCAAAAGTCGTGAATGTACAGGTATGGAGAAAATCAGGACATATCAGCTTTATTCTAAAACAGTTGGAAACAGAACCCGATTTTATCTTGCTCATGAATGACATGGATAAAGATTGGACACCAAGAATTAAGGGCCTTGCTCATATAAATATCCCTACTGGACTATTTATCAATGATATTCACCGGTTTACGAAACTTAGAAAAGCTTATATAGAGAAGAACAATATCTCCTATTTATTTCCCATCATTCGAGATGTATTTTTAGAAACCTATCCAGAATACGAGAAGAAGATGGAGTGGTTTCCACACTTCGTTCAGTTAGATTTGTACAAAGATTATGGATTAGAGAAAGATATCAATTTATTAATAATGGGTGCGGTAAACGAGTATTATCCATTAAGACAAAAAATTATCAAAGCCTATGAAGGAGATTCAGACTTTGTTTACCATAGCCATCCTGGCTATCGGAACTTTAATAAAGAGGAAGAAGATGAAAAAATGATTGGGGAAAAGTATGCGAAGGAAATAAACCGATCCAAGATTATGTTCACATGTCCTTCTGTGTTACATTACCCTGTTCAAAAGTATTTTGAAGCACTTGCTTGTAAAACGCTCCTTTTAGCACCAACCTTCAAAGAACTGGAGGACCTTGGATTTATACCAGACTATCATTTTGTAGCAATAAATGAAGATAATTTTCAAAAGAAAGCAGATTATTATTTAAAAGATGAGAAGGAGAGACAAAAAATTACAGAACAAGGATATGCGTTCATTCGGGAAAAACATTCTATCGAGCATCGAACGTTACAGCTTGTCCAAACGCTAAAACGCTTACTGAAAGGGAGGAGTTAG
- a CDS encoding DapH/DapD/GlmU-related protein, which translates to MSNIPESVQLGKNTVIEEDVVVGENVVIGHNTVLLQGTHIGDDVSIGSNCVLGIKPGVNQRMRKTAQDNQNLMIESGTRIGHLVSIYSGTKIGKGVFIGDQASIRENVSVGPDSVIGRAAIVELNTTIGKSCTIQTLAYVTGDTTLEDEVFIGPCVSMSNDKYMGAQPFSLKGPHIRKGAKIGNNASLLPGVTIGKDTIVGAGSVVTKNIEENIVVAGIPARKIRS; encoded by the coding sequence ATGTCAAACATTCCAGAAAGTGTTCAACTAGGGAAGAATACGGTGATTGAGGAAGATGTAGTTGTTGGGGAAAATGTAGTTATTGGACATAATACGGTGTTATTACAAGGGACACACATTGGAGATGATGTTTCCATTGGTAGTAATTGTGTCCTTGGCATTAAGCCAGGTGTCAATCAGAGAATGCGAAAAACAGCTCAGGACAACCAAAATCTAATGATTGAATCAGGCACAAGAATTGGGCATTTAGTATCCATTTATTCGGGGACAAAAATAGGAAAAGGGGTCTTTATCGGAGATCAAGCAAGTATAAGGGAAAATGTTTCCGTTGGGCCGGATTCAGTTATTGGAAGAGCAGCCATTGTCGAACTAAATACAACGATTGGGAAATCATGTACGATTCAAACGCTGGCATATGTAACAGGTGATACTACATTAGAGGATGAAGTATTTATTGGTCCATGTGTATCGATGTCGAATGACAAATACATGGGGGCTCAACCATTTTCGCTAAAAGGTCCTCATATTAGAAAAGGGGCGAAGATAGGGAATAACGCATCGCTACTACCTGGCGTTACAATCGGGAAAGATACGATAGTAGGAGCAGGATCTGTTGTAACGAAAAATATAGAAGAAAATATAGTTGTTGCGGGGATTCCAGCCAGGAAGATTCGTTCTTAG
- a CDS encoding D-glucuronyl C5-epimerase family protein has protein sequence MESNKTEDISIVMHDQHKAVGKKIGNDFYVPLTLIERGYQTEKEWIETDQTLKIHVTKARPIVISSYDYNGNYMHYDKIGVENWNVTFDDTGIPKTVYSFGQYYNPSTIAQYGLQHYSLYVKNKDQESKKKFLTVADWFLKNQDSRGGWSYHFDHAFFSSRLPDLKAPWYSAIGLGMAMSVLARASYLSNNQNYANRALRANRLFQTLPPKGVLAKFENKYSFYEECPTNPPSFILNGFMFALIGLYDLFKHTSNNVTRKLFEEGMLTLKRMLPLYDLGNRTAYDLTHYTTDGGFPNVAKWGYHVTHIHLLATLNAIEKDYKMEETLVRWKGYVLGHTK, from the coding sequence TTGGAGTCTAATAAGACAGAGGATATCAGCATCGTGATGCATGATCAACATAAAGCGGTTGGTAAGAAAATAGGGAATGACTTTTATGTTCCCCTCACGTTGATTGAAAGAGGCTATCAAACGGAAAAAGAATGGATAGAAACAGACCAGACATTAAAAATTCATGTGACAAAAGCACGTCCGATCGTTATAAGTAGTTATGATTATAATGGGAATTATATGCATTATGACAAAATAGGCGTAGAGAATTGGAATGTAACATTTGATGATACAGGAATTCCTAAGACCGTTTATTCATTTGGACAATACTATAATCCCTCAACAATCGCCCAATATGGCCTTCAGCATTACAGTTTATATGTGAAAAATAAGGATCAAGAGAGTAAAAAGAAATTTTTAACCGTTGCGGATTGGTTTCTTAAAAATCAAGACTCGCGTGGCGGATGGTCCTATCATTTTGACCATGCTTTTTTCTCAAGTAGACTTCCTGACCTTAAAGCGCCATGGTATTCAGCAATTGGATTAGGAATGGCTATGTCTGTTTTAGCGCGAGCATCCTATCTTTCGAATAACCAAAACTATGCGAATCGCGCACTACGAGCCAACCGCTTATTTCAAACTTTACCACCAAAGGGTGTTCTCGCTAAGTTTGAAAACAAGTACTCCTTTTACGAGGAATGTCCTACAAATCCACCGAGCTTCATTTTAAATGGATTTATGTTTGCATTAATTGGCTTATATGATTTATTTAAACATACGAGTAACAACGTGACGAGGAAGTTATTTGAGGAAGGAATGCTCACCTTGAAAAGAATGCTTCCTTTATATGATCTCGGAAATCGCACTGCATATGATCTAACACATTACACTACGGATGGTGGGTTTCCAAATGTTGCGAAGTGGGGTTACCATGTCACTCATATTCACTTGTTGGCGACATTGAATGCCATTGAAAAGGATTATAAGATGGAAGAGACCTTAGTAAGGTGGAAAGGGTATGTACTTGGTCATACGAAATAA
- the wecB gene encoding non-hydrolyzing UDP-N-acetylglucosamine 2-epimerase: protein MKILTVVGARPQFIKSSMLSKAIQKNPKIQEIIVHTGQHYDDNMSNVFFEQLHLPKPDYYLGVGSDSHGKQTAHMLMELESIMNSVTPNIVLVYGDTNSTLAGSMAAAKLHIPIAHVESGLRSYNKKMPEEINRVITDHLSHWLFCPSQSAAENLKKEGITEGVHVTGDIMYDSVLYFKDLALKQSSILQDLTLFNKSYYLATIHRAENTDQPDRLESILQALGQLKTTVVLPLHPRTKSKIEQFNLNHLIASSNMKVIDPLNYFDMLTIASQTELILTDSGGLQKEAYMLQVPCLTLRDETEWIETLDAGWNQLVGADSKKIVEGVAASHIPQEYPALFGTGNTAHEIMEILIK, encoded by the coding sequence ATGAAAATCTTAACCGTTGTAGGAGCAAGGCCACAATTTATTAAGTCCTCTATGCTGTCAAAAGCAATACAAAAGAACCCAAAGATACAAGAAATTATTGTGCACACTGGGCAGCATTATGATGACAATATGTCTAACGTCTTTTTCGAGCAATTACATCTTCCAAAACCGGATTATTATTTAGGGGTTGGTTCAGACTCTCACGGAAAACAAACAGCCCACATGTTGATGGAATTAGAGTCCATCATGAACTCTGTCACGCCTAATATCGTTCTTGTTTATGGAGACACGAATTCCACACTCGCCGGCAGTATGGCAGCAGCAAAACTTCATATTCCAATTGCCCATGTAGAATCGGGACTACGCAGTTATAATAAAAAAATGCCTGAGGAAATTAACCGGGTCATTACCGATCACCTCTCGCATTGGCTATTTTGCCCTTCCCAGTCCGCTGCGGAAAATCTTAAAAAAGAAGGAATAACGGAAGGGGTCCATGTAACTGGTGATATCATGTATGATTCTGTTCTTTATTTTAAAGACCTTGCATTAAAACAATCTTCCATCCTTCAAGATTTAACTCTATTCAATAAAAGTTACTACCTAGCAACTATTCATCGGGCTGAAAATACCGATCAGCCGGATCGACTCGAGTCAATCCTCCAAGCTCTTGGGCAGCTCAAAACGACTGTGGTTTTACCTTTACACCCTAGGACGAAAAGTAAAATAGAACAGTTTAACCTAAATCACCTAATCGCTTCGTCTAACATGAAGGTTATTGATCCATTAAATTATTTCGACATGTTAACGATTGCTTCCCAAACGGAATTAATTCTGACAGACTCTGGTGGACTACAAAAAGAAGCATACATGCTCCAGGTTCCATGCCTAACCCTAAGAGATGAAACAGAGTGGATAGAAACATTGGATGCAGGATGGAATCAGTTAGTAGGTGCCGATAGTAAAAAAATTGTAGAAGGTGTTGCCGCTTCCCACATTCCTCAGGAATACCCTGCATTATTTGGAACAGGTAATACCGCACATGAAATCATGGAGATCTTAATTAAATAG
- a CDS encoding glycosyltransferase: MAKKVCMLVAEHPFLDSRVFKREAKSLKKLGYDVTMIVPRKSGYLFDIDGTPIKDKFLQQTFTYEGITIVTYDYEESRTPLSKVLSPESQWEQGFNNPLTKLGVAQDADIYHVHEYLSLFAGVGVKRALQKKNKAIKLVYDSHELTPDPFDSRTPTHLRTNLKEKLLIMLKEVDFVITISHSIKSWFLSQAPALPVEVIYNSPPLASEYTPKDFNRNQLVMCYEGNMDYKRGNKNKILDMTEICSKTIDFHFKVIGGTRYGDSFELPSHLADKVELTGWVDYYSIAKHMKDVDIGWIDYEDLNESLNRSYAMPNKFFSYLNNGVPVLVNRCHEMESFIRSHRCGLVLDKKEATAKDYANAILYLNQNKSLLNEMSLNARNVMKESYCWEKMEQRLKNVYDQLSGHEITFFT, from the coding sequence ATGGCAAAAAAGGTATGTATGCTAGTTGCAGAGCACCCATTTTTAGATTCACGGGTCTTCAAGCGAGAAGCGAAAAGCTTGAAGAAATTAGGCTATGATGTAACCATGATTGTTCCGAGGAAAAGTGGTTATCTTTTTGACATAGATGGAACACCGATTAAGGACAAATTTTTACAACAAACCTTCACCTATGAAGGGATTACAATTGTAACGTATGATTACGAAGAAAGTAGAACCCCATTAAGCAAAGTGCTCTCTCCAGAATCGCAGTGGGAACAGGGGTTCAACAATCCATTAACGAAATTAGGTGTAGCGCAGGATGCCGATATTTATCATGTGCACGAATACTTGTCACTGTTTGCTGGTGTTGGGGTGAAAAGAGCATTACAGAAAAAGAACAAAGCTATTAAACTCGTTTATGATAGCCATGAATTAACACCAGATCCCTTTGATTCGAGAACTCCTACACACTTGCGAACCAACCTTAAAGAAAAGCTTTTAATCATGTTAAAAGAAGTAGACTTTGTAATTACGATTTCACACTCTATTAAGTCATGGTTCTTGTCACAGGCTCCTGCTTTACCTGTAGAAGTTATCTATAATTCTCCTCCGCTTGCTTCAGAATACACACCAAAAGACTTTAATCGTAATCAATTGGTTATGTGTTATGAAGGAAATATGGATTATAAAAGAGGAAACAAGAATAAGATTCTAGACATGACAGAAATCTGCTCCAAAACAATTGATTTTCATTTTAAAGTAATCGGTGGAACGCGGTACGGTGATTCCTTTGAACTCCCTAGTCATTTAGCGGATAAAGTGGAGCTAACAGGCTGGGTCGATTATTATTCGATTGCGAAGCATATGAAAGATGTTGATATAGGCTGGATTGATTACGAGGATCTAAATGAGTCCCTTAATCGATCCTACGCGATGCCAAACAAATTTTTCAGTTATTTGAATAATGGGGTTCCAGTGCTAGTTAATCGTTGCCATGAAATGGAGTCTTTCATACGGTCCCACCGATGCGGCTTAGTCCTTGATAAAAAAGAAGCCACCGCAAAAGACTACGCGAATGCGATTCTTTATTTAAATCAAAATAAATCGTTGTTAAATGAAATGAGTCTCAATGCCCGAAACGTAATGAAAGAAAGCTATTGCTGGGAGAAAATGGAACAACGGTTAAAGAATGTCTATGATCAATTATCTGGGCATGAAATAACCTTTTTCACTTAA
- a CDS encoding dTDP-glucose 4,6-dehydratase: protein MKRPSLVNSTVLVVGGAGFIGSHLVDKLLDEKVDKLIILDNLFTGKEENVKQVINNGAKLYVDDAENQETLNYIMEENDIDIVFNCATKALNYSFMNPSNAFLTNVLVLKNLLELQRKKAFQTLCHFSSSEAYGSAQYKPIDEKHPLVPTTTYAAGKAAADLMLQSYVNMFDLDAFLVRPFNNFGPRQNFKGPLAGIIPVTIKKILQGDAPEIHGTGEQTRDFIYVEDTVDLVLKVFPIMSPGDLVNITTDQQLSIQEVIESILDVMKFKGSVIRKPGRKADVESHRGSVQKLEKMIGPYDATLFKEGISNTVEWVQKTFGS, encoded by the coding sequence TTGAAACGACCATCATTAGTTAATAGTACTGTTCTAGTTGTAGGAGGAGCAGGTTTTATCGGTAGTCATTTAGTAGACAAATTGCTAGATGAAAAAGTAGATAAATTGATTATTTTGGATAACCTTTTTACAGGAAAGGAGGAAAACGTAAAGCAAGTCATAAATAACGGTGCAAAGCTATATGTGGATGATGCGGAAAATCAAGAGACTCTCAACTACATTATGGAGGAAAACGACATTGATATTGTCTTCAATTGTGCGACGAAAGCGTTAAATTATTCTTTTATGAATCCATCTAATGCCTTTTTAACGAATGTTCTTGTGCTTAAAAACTTGTTAGAGCTTCAAAGGAAAAAGGCCTTTCAAACATTGTGTCATTTTTCCTCCTCTGAAGCCTATGGTTCAGCCCAATACAAACCGATTGACGAGAAGCACCCTTTAGTTCCTACAACAACCTATGCGGCAGGAAAGGCGGCTGCTGATTTAATGCTACAATCCTATGTGAATATGTTTGATTTAGATGCTTTTCTTGTTCGCCCATTTAATAATTTTGGGCCAAGGCAAAACTTTAAGGGACCACTTGCTGGTATTATACCGGTCACCATTAAGAAAATCCTCCAGGGGGATGCTCCAGAGATTCATGGTACTGGCGAGCAAACTAGAGACTTTATTTATGTCGAGGATACGGTGGACCTCGTGTTGAAGGTTTTCCCGATTATGTCCCCTGGAGACCTAGTCAATATCACGACAGACCAACAATTGTCTATCCAAGAAGTCATAGAATCTATCTTAGATGTGATGAAGTTTAAAGGGTCTGTGATTAGAAAACCTGGTCGAAAGGCCGATGTAGAGAGCCATAGAGGTTCCGTTCAAAAGTTAGAAAAAATGATTGGCCCATATGATGCTACTCTTTTTAAAGAAGGAATTAGCAACACCGTAGAATGGGTTCAAAAAACGTTCGGCAGCTAA
- a CDS encoding SDR family NAD(P)-dependent oxidoreductase, which yields MELNLVGKNVLVTGGSRGIGKAIAEAFLKEGARVGVVARNEKELLETKEELDVHIYSKDLAKQEHREQLLREFIDDFGSIDVLVNNVGANHGQGALAPSGVFKQAMEVNFISAVHLSQLASEHMIENQEGVIINISSIFGKEAGGSSSYNASKSALISFTKSLSSELIKNNIRVVGIAPGAVYHPNKAWQNRLKKDPKYLEKYAEDKIPAGRLGKTEEIGNVAVFLASDKASWIVGTTITVDGGQSRLNF from the coding sequence ATGGAATTAAACCTAGTAGGAAAAAACGTCTTAGTTACCGGTGGATCAAGAGGAATCGGAAAGGCAATAGCGGAGGCATTTTTAAAAGAGGGAGCCCGAGTTGGTGTGGTAGCTAGAAATGAAAAAGAGCTACTAGAAACAAAAGAAGAATTAGATGTCCACATTTACTCAAAAGATCTTGCTAAACAGGAGCATAGGGAGCAGCTTTTAAGAGAATTTATAGATGATTTCGGCTCTATTGATGTACTCGTCAATAATGTAGGTGCTAATCATGGACAGGGTGCATTAGCTCCTTCGGGTGTGTTTAAACAAGCAATGGAAGTGAATTTCATCTCTGCAGTCCATCTGAGTCAATTGGCTAGTGAGCATATGATCGAAAATCAAGAGGGTGTCATTATAAACATTTCCTCTATATTCGGTAAAGAAGCTGGGGGGTCTTCTTCCTATAATGCATCCAAATCCGCACTCATCAGCTTTACTAAATCACTTAGCTCAGAGCTAATTAAAAACAATATTCGGGTTGTAGGAATTGCCCCTGGGGCAGTCTATCATCCGAACAAAGCCTGGCAAAATCGATTAAAGAAGGATCCGAAATACCTTGAAAAATATGCAGAAGATAAAATTCCCGCCGGTCGGCTTGGCAAGACAGAAGAGATTGGAAATGTTGCCGTCTTTCTCGCATCTGATAAAGCTTCCTGGATAGTAGGAACAACCATTACGGTTGACGGGGGTCAGTCTAGATTAAATTTCTAA
- a CDS encoding glycosyltransferase family protein — MKKKVCMLLSYLPFLDARIFECETKSLVKHGYEVTIIAPRKNRFLHDIDGKPFTDRFREKVFKYQGVKVVTYDSERRSDKPILDPLYQLGMKENADFYHAHELSSLHLGKELKVALNKRRGKNVKLIYDSRQLTPDPFSKNLKEAEKQKWQKMLHESLKETDYTITVSDSIKAWYLSFNPMLPVEVIYSSPPLATSFQVKGQNKSRLAIAYEGNVSKETLQKIYAITDSCRKVSDFHFKVVGGLRYGETMSIPNHLQNNMINSGWINYHALPTVLSDVDIGLIDLDSTHSLNNAFSMPGKLFSFLNNGIPVVVNDCSDLKKFVNTYECGIVINKQNPTPAEYVKGIIHLYQNKSKLRQMSLNARKVMEEAYSWEHMEKRLIAIYKSLDSSQTPYLLT, encoded by the coding sequence ATGAAGAAAAAGGTTTGCATGCTCTTAAGTTATCTTCCCTTTTTAGACGCACGTATTTTCGAATGTGAAACGAAAAGTCTAGTAAAACATGGATATGAAGTAACGATTATTGCACCACGAAAAAATAGGTTTTTACATGATATAGATGGAAAGCCATTTACGGATCGCTTTCGTGAAAAAGTCTTTAAGTATCAAGGAGTAAAGGTGGTGACGTATGACAGCGAGAGAAGGTCAGATAAGCCAATACTAGATCCTTTATATCAACTTGGGATGAAAGAAAACGCGGATTTTTATCATGCGCATGAGCTGAGCTCTTTGCATTTAGGAAAGGAACTGAAGGTTGCACTAAATAAGCGAAGAGGTAAAAATGTTAAATTGATTTACGATAGTAGGCAGTTAACCCCAGACCCATTTTCAAAAAATCTTAAGGAAGCGGAAAAGCAGAAATGGCAAAAGATGCTTCATGAAAGTTTAAAAGAGACAGATTACACAATCACAGTTTCTGATTCTATTAAGGCGTGGTACCTATCTTTCAATCCGATGCTCCCTGTGGAGGTCATTTATAGTTCCCCACCACTTGCCACGAGCTTTCAAGTAAAGGGGCAAAATAAGAGTCGACTTGCTATAGCTTATGAAGGAAACGTATCTAAGGAGACTCTTCAGAAAATCTATGCCATAACCGATTCCTGCAGAAAAGTCAGCGACTTTCATTTTAAAGTGGTGGGCGGCTTGAGGTATGGAGAAACCATGTCGATCCCGAATCATTTACAAAACAATATGATTAATTCGGGTTGGATAAACTACCATGCTTTGCCTACGGTTTTGTCAGACGTGGATATTGGGTTGATTGATTTAGATTCCACCCATTCTCTCAACAATGCTTTTTCGATGCCTGGTAAATTGTTCAGCTTTCTTAATAACGGCATTCCTGTCGTGGTAAATGATTGTAGCGATCTGAAGAAATTTGTGAATACGTATGAGTGTGGAATAGTAATAAATAAACAGAATCCTACTCCTGCTGAATATGTGAAAGGAATCATTCATCTCTATCAAAATAAGTCTAAATTAAGACAAATGAGTTTGAATGCTCGTAAAGTTATGGAAGAGGCTTACAGTTGGGAGCATATGGAGAAACGGTTGATTGCCATTTACAAATCCTTGGATTCAAGTCAAACTCCATATCTTTTAACTTAA
- a CDS encoding glycosyltransferase family protein, translating to MTHVCFIVTEHPFLDARILKKEAKSLLRQGYNVTMIVPRRNGYLFDIDGSLFTDRFLSPTFMYEGVKIITYEQENLSKNLKSLLHNLQSGNHSRFQDSLTQLGIEQEADIYHAHEFLSLYSGVGIKRALKAKGKSCRLIYDSHELEPDPLVTNPRKTVKVKQQMLELMLKETDQLITVSESIKSWHLSLNPALPGEVIYNSPPLGIEHPRKETKSELVVAYEGVMGRNRGNFDKLKKILELASEKIDVKAKIIGGWKKDAKIKQDSALPAHLKDKVSFTGWLAYESIPEVMRDVDIGWIDLNTTNSFNNRFAMPNKFFSYLNNGVPVLVNQCEDMGWFINQYKCGCVVHKPQANAEDYVQALLQLQSNKRNLKEMGKNARKAMKSEYSWEHMERKLLSIYDQLN from the coding sequence ATGACACATGTTTGCTTTATAGTAACAGAACATCCTTTTTTGGATGCGCGAATTTTAAAAAAAGAAGCGAAAAGCTTATTAAGGCAAGGATACAACGTAACTATGATTGTTCCTCGTCGAAATGGCTACCTTTTTGACATAGATGGAAGTCTTTTTACGGATAGGTTTTTATCTCCAACTTTTATGTATGAGGGAGTAAAAATCATTACCTATGAACAGGAGAATCTATCGAAAAATCTTAAAAGTCTTCTTCATAATCTTCAATCAGGGAACCATTCACGGTTTCAGGATTCATTAACACAACTGGGAATCGAACAAGAGGCCGATATTTATCATGCTCATGAATTCCTTTCCCTCTATTCGGGAGTCGGTATTAAACGTGCTTTAAAGGCTAAAGGAAAATCATGTAGGTTGATCTATGATAGTCATGAACTCGAACCAGATCCTCTTGTTACTAACCCTCGAAAAACAGTAAAGGTAAAGCAGCAAATGCTGGAGCTTATGTTAAAAGAAACAGATCAACTCATAACAGTTTCAGAATCTATTAAGTCGTGGCATCTCTCTCTAAATCCAGCTCTCCCTGGAGAAGTTATCTATAATTCACCTCCGCTTGGAATTGAACACCCACGAAAAGAAACAAAATCAGAATTAGTTGTGGCATACGAAGGGGTTATGGGGCGAAACAGAGGTAATTTCGATAAATTAAAAAAGATTTTGGAATTGGCAAGCGAAAAAATAGATGTGAAGGCCAAAATTATAGGAGGGTGGAAGAAGGATGCAAAAATAAAGCAGGATTCTGCGTTACCCGCACATCTGAAAGATAAGGTGTCCTTTACGGGGTGGTTAGCCTATGAATCTATTCCAGAAGTTATGAGGGATGTAGATATAGGTTGGATTGATTTAAATACCACTAACTCTTTCAATAATCGATTTGCGATGCCGAATAAGTTTTTTAGTTATTTAAATAATGGTGTGCCTGTTCTCGTAAATCAATGTGAAGATATGGGGTGGTTTATCAATCAATACAAATGTGGATGTGTAGTCCATAAGCCACAAGCAAATGCTGAGGATTATGTTCAAGCATTACTTCAACTTCAATCAAATAAAAGGAACTTAAAAGAGATGGGAAAAAATGCCCGAAAAGCCATGAAATCCGAATATAGTTGGGAACACATGGAACGAAAATTGTTATCTATTTACGATCAGCTTAACTAG